The window TTGATGAGGAGATAGTTTTAGCTTTAGATACAGAAAAAGGACTTTTAGTTTTACTTGGTTGTTCTCATCCTGGAATTTTAAATATAGTTGATACAATTGCTAAAAGAACAGGTAAGAATATATATGGAGTTATAGGGGGAACGCATCTTGTAGAAGCTGATGAAGATCGTATAAATAAAACTATAGAATATTTAAAAGAAATGGATATTAATCTTATAGGTGTATCTCACTGTACAGGAGAAAAAGCAACTAAAATGTTTGAGAAAAAATGTGAGAATTTCTTTGTAAATTGTACAGGAACTGTTTTAGAAGTTTAAAAATAAATTTTAATATAATCTCTTTATGCATAAAAAGGCGAAGGACTCTGATGAGTCCTTCGCCTTTTATATATACAAAAATAATTTGAATTATTTTAATATAAATCTATTTTATAGTTCGTATTATGTAAATAAATTTTTTCTATTGGATTATTTTATAAGCAAGAATTATAATTGATTTTGTAAGAATATGAAGAAATAGGAAACAATATAAAAAATAAGAAAATCATTTTTAACTATGAAAGAAGGGTTGTTTATGAAATATGATTTTGATGAAGTAATCAATCGTTTTGATACAAATTGTTTAAAATGGGATGGATTAGAAGAGCGATTTGGTATATTGGATAAAGATGTGCTGCCTTTATGGGTAGCGGATATGGATTTTAAAGCACCACAGTGTGTTATTGATACAATTATAAATAGAACTTCTCATGGAATTTTTGGATATGCTGGAGGATATAATACTTATTATGATTCAGTAATTCATTGGATGAAGCATCGCCATAATTGGGATATAAAAAAAGAATGGATTGTATTTACACCAGGGGTTGTTCCAGCATTAAATATTATAGTAAAAGCACTAACAAAGCCTGGAGATAAAGTAATAATTCAATCTCCTATATACCCACCATTTTTTAAAGCAGTTATGAACAATGGATGCAATGTAGTCGATAATCCTTTGAAATTTGATGGGAAAAAATATGTAATGGATCTTGATGATTTAGAGGAAAAGATTGATAATACCGTAAAACTTATTTTTTTATGTAGTCCTCATAATCCAGTAGGAAGAGTGTGGAGTAAAGACGAATTAAAAAGGCTTGGAGATATTTGTATAAGAAATAATGTAATACTCGTATCTGATGAAATACATTCTGATTTAGTATTAAAAGGTAATAAGCATACGCCTTTGGCTTCAATAAGTGAGGAGTTTGCTCAAAATACTATTGTTTGTACAGCTCCGAGTAAAACTTTTAATATTGCGGGTCTTCAAACTTCAAATATCATTATTCCAAACGAATTAATAAGAAACAAGTTCTTAAAAGCAAGAGAAAGCTGTGGTATTTCAAAACCAAATACATTTGGAATAGAAGCATTAGAAGCAGCTTATAGACATGGAGAAGAATGGTTAGATCAGCTTTTGCTATATTTAGAACAAAATTTAAACTATTTAACAAAGTACATAGAAGAGAATATTCCTAGAGTGAAGGTGATTCAACCTGAAGCCACATATTTAGTATGGTTAGATCTAAGAAAACTAGGATTGAATAAAAATGATTTAGAAAATATTATTTTTACCAAAGGAAAGTTAATATTGAATCAAGGATATACCTATGGAGAAGAAGGAGAAGGTTTTGTAAGAATAAATATTGCTTGTCCACAATCTATATTAAAAGAAGGATTAAGTAGATTGAAAAAAGCTATAGATAACCAACTATAGGAAAAAAGCATAGATGAACAATACACTATAAAAAGAGGAGGATTTATATGTTAAAAAACATGAAAGTAGCAATATTGTTAGCATTAGTATTAACGACTACTATGTTATTTGCAGGATGTAATACAACAGAAGATGTAAAAGCTGATGAAAGCACATCAAAAGAGGTTGAAAAAGTAATAAGAGTTGGAACTGGTGGTACATATAGTCCGTGGTGTTTTAAGGAAAATGATAAGCTTCAAGGATTTGAAGTGGATGTTTGGAATGAAATAGGAAAAAGAGCTGGATATAAGGTTGAATTCACAGTATCAAAGTTTAGTGGATTGGTTGGATTATTAGATGCTGGTCAAATTGATACAGTGGCACATCAAATGTCTATTACAAAAGAGAGACAAGAAAAATATAATTTTACTGAACCATATGCTTATAGTAAATATGATTTTATAGTAAAAAAAGATAGTAATTATAAAAAAATAGAAGATCTTAAAGGTAAAAAAGTTGGAGCTTGGTTAGGTGGAAATGGAGAAAAAACATTAAGAGCATTAAATGAAGAATATAAACTTGATTTAGATATGTCATTTTATGATGGAACACCTTTAGAAAAGGAAGTAGAGATTGGAAGACTTGATGCATGCTGGCAAGGAGCAATCAAATCTCAAACAGTTATTAAACAAGGAAATTTAGATGTAAAACTAATGGGAGCAAATACAGAAATAGGATCAGAAATTAATGCATATCCATTTACAAAAAGTGAAGAGGGTAAAGAAATGTCAGACAATATAAGCAAAGTCATTAAAGAAATGCATGAAGATGGAACACTAAGTGAACTATCTAAAAAGTGGTTTGATTTAGATACAACAAAAAAATAATAATTTAGCAAGTGATTGGTGGTAGAAATATGGAAGTTTTTAGTTTGGATTTTGCATTGGGTCTACTTCCATTAATGTTGAAATATCTACATGTGACCATTTTTATGTCTGTATTATCTTTAGTGTTTGGATTGATGATTGCAATTATAGTTGCATTAATTATTCAAACTAAAATAAAAATTATATATCCTATTACAAAAATATATGTTTCATTTTTTAGAGGAACTCCACTCATAGCACAATTGTTTTTCTTATATTTTGGGCTGGTTCAAATGTTTCCAAGTTTAAAAGGAATGGATGCTTTTACAGCTGCAGTTATCGGATTAAGTTTGAATGCTTCAGCTTATATGTCTGAAACTATTAGAGGTGCCATATCATCTGTAGATAAAGGACAAATGGAAGGGGCTTTATCTATAGGAATGACATATCTTCAGGCTATGAGAAGGGTTATTTTACCACAAGCTGCAAGAGTGGCTATGCCAGCTTTGTCCAATAATTTTATTGATATTATAAAAGGATCATCCCTTGCATTTACGTTAGGAGTAACAGAAATAATGGCTACAGCTCAAATGGAAGGAGCTGCAGCATATAGATTTTTCGAAGCTTTTACAGATGTGATTATTATATATTGGGGGATTATATCATTGCTTGGATACTTACAAAAAAAATTAGAGATTAAGATGAGTGAAGGATATTAGGATGTGTTAGTATGATAAAAATAAAGAATTTACATAAAAGCTTTACCAAATTAGAAGTTCTAAGGGGAATTGATTTAGAAATAAAAAAAGGTGAAGTAGTTGCAGTAATTGGTCCTTCAGGTACAGGAAAATCTACTTTACTTAGATGTATAAATTATTTAGAGGTTCCTGATAAAGGAGAAATCGAAATTGAAGATCTAAAGATAAACACAAAAAATGTAACAAAAGAACAAATACATAGATTGAGAAAAGTTACCTCTATGGTATTCCAAAATTACAATCTTTTTAAAAATAAAACAGCAATACAAAATATTTTTGAGCCGTTGATTGTAGTAAAAAAGATGGATTATAAAAAAGCAGAAAAGATTGCATTAGATATATTAGAAAAAGTAGGATTGCTAGATAAAAAAGATATCTATCCTTCAAAATTATCAGGAGGACAGCAGCAAAGAATTGGAATTGGTAGAGCCATGGCTGTAAGTCCTAAAATTATGCTATTTGATGAACCAACATCTGCATTAGATCCTGAACTTGTAGGAGAAGTTTTGGATGTAATAAGAGGATTGGCAAAAAATCATACTACAATGATTATTGTTACTCATGAAATGCGATTTGCAAAAGAAGTAGCAGATCGAGTTATATTTATGGATGGTGGAAACATTGTTGAGCAAGGTTCACCAGATGAGATTTTTAATAATCCAAAGAATGAAAGAACAATAGAATTTTTAAAACAAGTAAAGTCTTAAAGCACATTAAATGAGAAGCCATAATAGGAGCTTCTCATTTTTTAACTATAACATACCATTTAATTGACAATATGGTAAAAAATGCTATAATGAACTTAACTATATAAAACTTAAAAAATCGTTTAGTATATTAGGGAAAAGGGTGAGATGCCCTTGCTGTAGTCGCAGCTGTAATCGGGGATTAGGACTATGTTTGCCACTGGATAGTAATCTGGGAAGGTTTAGTCTAAAGATGATCCGAGAGCCAGAATACCTGTATATTAAATTTTCTTAGATCCTCCGACTTTGAGGAAAGTAAGATATATGTTTTTAGTGTACTCAATGTATATCTAGGCCTTTTTCGTTATCGGAAAAGGTCTTTTTGTTTTTCTAAAATTAGTAAATGAGATTGAGGTTAAGTTGAAAAATCATATTTCTTAACACCAAAATAAAGGGCATTAAAATACCGTTCATGTGTTAAATTTTTCGTATAAAACTAAGAATTCCATCTTATTGAATATCCTAAAAGTTCTAAACTCCCTAACGGTCAAACAACGAACTTTATTAACGGATATTCAAACGCTGTAATTCAAGTTTTATATGAAAATATTTAAACCACTCTCTAACATTATTAATCCCCTTTATTTTTTAAGTGCAGTTCTTAAATTTTAAGTAGATATAATAAAGAGATTTTTCTCTTATAGTGAGGCAGGATCAATTTCATGTTATAGGGATTAGTATTAAAAAACTTTCTATAAAAATGTTAGTGAATGCTTTTAGATATTTTGACTAACACAACTTGAGTTTTGTCGTTTAATAATACGTTAAGAAATTTGTGTGTCTGACCATAGGGAGTTCGTAAATTTTAGGATTATTAATAAGACAAAATCTTAGTTGTATTCAAAATATCGTTGCATCAGTGGAGTTATTAGATAAAGGAATTATACAATTTCTTATCTATAGATAGTATAGATTAAAAACTATACTTACAACTATTTTTAAGCAACTGAGTCCGTAGGACTAGTTGGCGACATGAGCCATGCGTAGCATGAAGCGAATTTTTTATAGACAGTTTTGATAACCTACCTGACTTTGAGTAGATTTGATAAGAAAATTAAAAAAATATTAGGGGGAATAATGGGTGAAAAATAGGAAGTTTATACAAAATATTTCTATCATTTTAGTTTTAATGTTTAGTTTGTTTTGTCTATTTGGATGTGGGGGTCAAAAGACAAAAATTGTATCAAACTTAGATAATGAAACTAAAACTGAGGAAAATATAAAACAAGAAAAGGGAACAGATAAGCAGAAAAAAGAAGATGTAAGTGAGACTAAAGAAACCAAAGACAATAAAGAAGTCAAAGAGGAATCAAAAACAGCTACAGAAAATGAAAAGAAAGAAGATAGTAAAGATGCAGAAGTTAAAGAAGATAAGAAGGAAGTAAAAGAGGAAGCAAAAAAAGAAGAACCTAACAAGGAAAATAAAAAAGATAATAAATTAGAATCAGATACTAAGGTAATAGACGGAGTTACATATAAGGGATATAAAGGACCTGTTCAAGGTGAGGTTAAATATAAAGAGGGAACACCTTCTGGTGAAAATGCTAATGAATATAAGGCATCAGGAGATATACAAAGTCCATATAAAGTTAATTTAGTAGTAACAAGGGATTATGGAAAGAAGAAAATGTACGCCAAGAATGTTGGCCTTGTAAAAGATGAAGTTGGTATGGAGGTTTTATTTAGAAATCTAGATATTCAAACAGCTTATGGTGGAGGATTTGTTAATAGTATAAATGGGCTTGAATCTAATTACACTTTTCATACAGGTAAAGATAGGAAAAAATCAGATTGGTTCTATTGGGTAAATGGAATACTAGCTCCTATAGGAATTGGTGAATATAGACCACAAGCTGGAGATGTAATATGGTGGGATTATCATGACTGGAGTGTTACTATGTTTGCACCAGCTGTTATTGGATCTTATCCTCAACCATTTAGAAATGGTTTTATGGGAAAGAACCCAGGTACAGTAATAATGTACACTCCAAATTATAAGCAAAGTGCAGAAAATCTAAAAACTAGTTTGATTAGTAAGGGGGTAAAGCAGGTTGATGTAAGTGAATATGATTCATCTGTTCTGAATAAACCCAAAAAGTATTATATTCTTATTGGTGCTTGGAACGAGCTATCTGAAGGAAGTAAGGTTATAAATGATATAAACAAAAAGAATAAATTAGTAGGAACGTATGTCAAATTTGAAGATGGTAAGGTTCATGGCTTAGATTTTAAAGGAAATACCATTTCATCTTATGATACGGGTGGAGCAATATATGCATATGCAGCAGGCATGGGAAGTACAAAGCCTATATGGATGGTTACGGGAACTAATGATGAAGGAGTAAATATGGCAGTTGATACTCTCATAAATAATCCAAAGGCACTCGATAAGCATTTTAGTGCCGTGATAAGTAAGAATAAAATAGAGAATGTACCTTATAGTAATTAAAAATATGTTTTTAATACAGGCTGAATGAGGGGATAAGATGAAAAAAATAGGGATTATTTTAAGTGTATTTATATTTATGTTTTGTATTGGTGGGATTAGTTGTTATGCAGATTCAGATATAAGTATAAATACAAAGATTGGGTTTGATGGAAAGTGTAAATTAGGGGGAATTAATCCTATTAAAGTAACTGTTGAATCAAAGAATACAGAATATAGTGGTAGATTAAATGTAAACGTTGGGGATAGGGTATACACTCATAAAGTAGATTTAGAGAAGAATACTAAGAAATCTTTTGAATTTGCAATTCCTATATTTAATGAAAATGATATAGCTGTTGATGTTGGAAATGATGATGTAATAGACGCTACTGATGTATCACCTGAAATATATAGTCAAGATACTATATTTGTAGGAATTTTGAGTGATAAATATGAAGATTATTATTATATGAATGATATAAATATTTTGGACAAGGATAATGTTCAAGTTGTAAAACTAGATAGTACTTTAAATTATACAACTGATGAAATTTATAATATAGATTTTATGGTATTAGATAATTTTAGTACTAAGGAGTTAACAGAAAAAGGACAAAAAAACCTTCAAAATTATATAAAAAGAGGAAATATAGTTCTAGTTGGAAATGGAAAATATGCTTATAAGAATTTGACTGGTGTATTAAAAAATTTAGATAAAAAGATTAATTTAGGCGATGGTATCGTAATACCTGTTGATTTAGAAAATAAGGATCTAATAAATAATGTTTTGCAAAAAAATATTACACCAGCTTTGATGACTAAAATTAATAATCCAGTGAACTTTGAAAGTAATATAAATCAGATTAAAAAGCTTTATAACTCTTGCGATAATATATTAAAACCAAAGTATAGTTCTTTATACTTTCTTATAGCTATTTTGGTAATATATATTTTCTTATTAACTTTATCTATTTTTATTAAAAAGTATAATAAATATTCATTTTTATCAGTTGTAGTTGGGTTTTGTGTTGTATTTTACTGTTTAGCTCTTTGGGGAGGTTTTGAAAGTACTAAAGGAGCTTTAGCTAGTATTAAAGTTTATAAGGATGGTTTGTATACTTATAATCTTGCTAATATATATCCTTACAAAAAGGATAGTATTGATATTGCTACATTTAATTCAGAGTTCTTAGATGCAGTTGATAGTGAAAAGTATGAAGTGGATTTAATTGATAAAAAAATAGAATATACGGATAAGGAAAACTATCATATTTATAGCCATGGCTTTGAAGATACCCAATCTGAAGATATAACTATAAGCCTAAGTAAAGATGATATTTTAAACGGAGAGATAAAAAATATTTTAGTTAATAAGATGATAAATTCATTTTTGATAGCAGGGGATACAGTTATAAATATAGGAGATATAGATGGAAAAGAAGTCGTAAATATTAATTATAAAATAGATCATAACCTTAGAAATACAGGAGATTACAACTATATTGAAAAGATATGCAAAGATGCAGAACTTAATAACTATCAAAGAGATATGCTTGAGTACTATTTCTATAATATAGATGATCTTGATAATGTGAAGCTTATAGGATTTAGTAATGAAAATAATAAATTAAAAATCGATGACAAAGATCAGAAGATAAAAGAGCTTTCTATGAATGTATTTGATGTGAAATTAAAAAGTAATAATTATGCTCCTTGTGAAACTATAAAGCCAGTTGTAGACTATGGACAAAATACAGAAAAAGTACAGGAGAAAAGAGAATATGTCTTAGAAAAAGGAGATATTATTACTCTTTATTATAAGATTCCAGATGATTTAAAAGCATATAATATAGATATTTTTACGAAAGCTGATACTGATGATTTGTATTTAGAATATTTTAATCAAGTCACAAATAGTTGGGAAGCATTGAATGATTTGAAATTAGAAGAAAAACAAATATATGAATGCACATCAAAAGGTCCTTTGAGCTTAAGGCTAACAGGAAGTGGAAGGGTAATACTTCCTCAAATTTCAGTAAATGGACTTGATTAGGGGGGGATTATTTGATGGATGTATTTGATATAAGTAAGAAAAATAAAATTAACATAATAGCTTATCTTATTATACTAAGCATTACATCTATAAGTTATTATTTGATGGTTTCATTAAGGGTAGATGGATATAATCCGTCACTTTATAAATATGCATATATATACTTTAATGGATTTTCCATGTTGTTATTCACATTGATAATGTTATTTTGGGATATAAATTATACTTATATAAATATATATTTGAAAATTATTATTGAAAGCTTAATAGCTTCATTATCAGCTGTTCCAATAATACTTATTATCTTTATGCTGGGGCAGCTTAACAAAGTTAATATATTTATTCCATTGATTATTCAATCCTTGTGGGGAACTGTTATATTAAGTATTAAAAATATTAGTAATAAATATAAAAATAAAAACTTCTTTATAGGAATGTTTATTTTTATAACTATTGTTTTAAGCAGTGTTTATTTATTTTTTTATACTAATTATGCAAATATTGTATTAACAACCATTTATGACAAAGATATACCAATTATATTTTTCTTAAATCCACTTATTAATATAGTCGGCATAAGTTATAGTCAAATGATTGATAATCAAATGGGATATTATCCTGTTATTTGTTATTTAGTATTTTGGGGGATGGTAGTATTGATATTTAATATATTAGATTTAAAGTTTAATAAAGTGAATAGTTCAAAAGAGGGTGGCCAAAATTTATAAAGATAAAATATATATAACTTTAAAAAAGCTTAGAAATAAGATATGGATTAACAATATTATAGGTTGTTTAATAGATTCTTTATTAATATATTCTCTTATTATTTTAGGATTTACAATAATAATTCATGTGATTCCTATTGTCTACTTCATAAAAAAATCTATTATTATAGGAGCTATATTACTTGGAGTAGGTATTATAAGAGGAATAATTAAAAGACCGAGTATAAAAAATACAGCATTAATAGGGGATAAGATGGGGCTTAAGGATAGATTGATAACCTATATAGAGTATAAGAATAATGATGATAGTATTATAAATTTATTTAAAGATGATTTAAAAGAAATGCTTGATAGTTTCAATGTTATTAAGAATTACAAAATACATATTAAGTTTAAAAGAATTATTATCTCTTTATTGGTAATCGTATTATCCTTAGGGATATATTTTGTGCCATCAAATAATAAAGATATAGCTATAGAAAAACAAAATATAAATGATGATATAAAACAAGAAGCACAAAAGGTAGCTGATATTAAAAAAGAGATTAAAGAAAATATAGATAAAGAAAACTTAGATAAAAAGGATAAGGAAATATTATTATCAACTCTTGATAATCTAGAGAAAAAATTGAATAAAGCTGATGATTATAATCAAGGATCAGTTGATATTAATAATGCTCAAAGTGAACTAAACGAAATAAATGAAAGTTATATGAATGATGTAAGCTCTGTTTTTGAGGGAGTAAAACAAGGTAATAACAGTATTGAAACTGCAATTGATTCTCGAAATATAGATAGAATAAAACAAGCTTTAATGGATGAGAAATTTACACAAGAAGAAAAAGACAAGATGATAGATAATATAGAAAAAATACAAAATAGTACTAATAGTGAAGCTTTAAATAAAATAAAAGACTGTTTAAAAAAGGGTGATTCTTCAGGAAAAGATATTGCTGATATATTAAATAAAGATAAGAAGAAATTAAAAATAGCAAAGAAAGCAGATATGAAACTTGAAAGCATGAAAGAAAGAATGATTTCAAAAGAAGGAGAAGGATTTAAAAGCTTTGGAGATAAGAAAGGGTCTGATTTTGCAAACGGTGATAATGATGAATTAGATAATGGGGAAAATGGATTTGAGAACCCGAATGAAATGGCCATGGGGAATGCAGCAAATAAAAAGATGGCAAATTCAAATGGAGTAGGAGGAAATGTTGATTCAAGCTCAGATTCAAATAAACAATCACAAGAAGGTCATATAAAAAGAAATGAAGAATCAACTCGTCTTAAAGATAATGGTAACGAAATTTCAAGTGTTAGTGGAGTTACTGGAGAAGATGGGATTATAAATAATAAATACTCTGATAACGTAAGTGAGATAAAAGGGGATTATAAATCACTTGATAGTATAGAAAAAGAGTTTAGTAAAGAGGGGATGGATTATATATTTAAGCAGGATATACCACTTGAAGATAGAGATCTTGTAACGGATTATTTCAAAAGATTAAATGGGGGGGATTAATATGGAGGAAGTAGTAGTTAAGAATTTTCAAGATTATTTTGAAGATATATTAAGTGAGGTAAAAAAACAGATAGTAGGACAGGATGAGATAGTAAGAAGTGTACTTATAGGTGTAATATCTGGGGGAAATGTATTAATGGAGGGAACTCCTGGTCTTGGAAAGACTGTTCTTGTTAAGACGTTTGGTAAGGTTCTTGATCTACCTTTTTCAAGAATTCAATTTACTCCAGACCTTATGCCTGTAGATATAACGGGAACTGTAATAGTTAATAAGAAAGATGATGATATAGAATTTTCTTTCCAGAAAGGACCTATATTTAGTTCATTAGTTCTTGCAGATGAGATAAATAGGGCAACACCTAAGACTCAAAGTGCAATGCTTGAAGCTATGCAGGAAAGAACAGTAACTGTTGGAAATGATACATATGAGTTACCTCAGCCATTCTTTGTTTTAGCAACTCAAAATCCTCTTGAAATGGAGGGAACATACTCTCTACCAGAGGCACAGTTAGATAGATTTATGTTTAAGATTAATATTAAGCTTCCTAAAATGGAGGATCTTTATAGAATAGTTGATTTGACTACTTGTGATAATAATGAGGTTGATATTAAAAAGCAGGTAGGGGTTGATGATTTAATAC is drawn from Tepidibacter hydrothermalis and contains these coding sequences:
- a CDS encoding MalY/PatB family protein; the encoded protein is MKYDFDEVINRFDTNCLKWDGLEERFGILDKDVLPLWVADMDFKAPQCVIDTIINRTSHGIFGYAGGYNTYYDSVIHWMKHRHNWDIKKEWIVFTPGVVPALNIIVKALTKPGDKVIIQSPIYPPFFKAVMNNGCNVVDNPLKFDGKKYVMDLDDLEEKIDNTVKLIFLCSPHNPVGRVWSKDELKRLGDICIRNNVILVSDEIHSDLVLKGNKHTPLASISEEFAQNTIVCTAPSKTFNIAGLQTSNIIIPNELIRNKFLKARESCGISKPNTFGIEALEAAYRHGEEWLDQLLLYLEQNLNYLTKYIEENIPRVKVIQPEATYLVWLDLRKLGLNKNDLENIIFTKGKLILNQGYTYGEEGEGFVRINIACPQSILKEGLSRLKKAIDNQL
- a CDS encoding transporter substrate-binding domain-containing protein, which gives rise to MLKNMKVAILLALVLTTTMLFAGCNTTEDVKADESTSKEVEKVIRVGTGGTYSPWCFKENDKLQGFEVDVWNEIGKRAGYKVEFTVSKFSGLVGLLDAGQIDTVAHQMSITKERQEKYNFTEPYAYSKYDFIVKKDSNYKKIEDLKGKKVGAWLGGNGEKTLRALNEEYKLDLDMSFYDGTPLEKEVEIGRLDACWQGAIKSQTVIKQGNLDVKLMGANTEIGSEINAYPFTKSEEGKEMSDNISKVIKEMHEDGTLSELSKKWFDLDTTKK
- a CDS encoding amino acid ABC transporter permease, producing the protein MEVFSLDFALGLLPLMLKYLHVTIFMSVLSLVFGLMIAIIVALIIQTKIKIIYPITKIYVSFFRGTPLIAQLFFLYFGLVQMFPSLKGMDAFTAAVIGLSLNASAYMSETIRGAISSVDKGQMEGALSIGMTYLQAMRRVILPQAARVAMPALSNNFIDIIKGSSLAFTLGVTEIMATAQMEGAAAYRFFEAFTDVIIIYWGIISLLGYLQKKLEIKMSEGY
- a CDS encoding amino acid ABC transporter ATP-binding protein, translated to MIKIKNLHKSFTKLEVLRGIDLEIKKGEVVAVIGPSGTGKSTLLRCINYLEVPDKGEIEIEDLKINTKNVTKEQIHRLRKVTSMVFQNYNLFKNKTAIQNIFEPLIVVKKMDYKKAEKIALDILEKVGLLDKKDIYPSKLSGGQQQRIGIGRAMAVSPKIMLFDEPTSALDPELVGEVLDVIRGLAKNHTTMIIVTHEMRFAKEVADRVIFMDGGNIVEQGSPDEIFNNPKNERTIEFLKQVKS
- a CDS encoding DUF4430 domain-containing protein, giving the protein MKNRKFIQNISIILVLMFSLFCLFGCGGQKTKIVSNLDNETKTEENIKQEKGTDKQKKEDVSETKETKDNKEVKEESKTATENEKKEDSKDAEVKEDKKEVKEEAKKEEPNKENKKDNKLESDTKVIDGVTYKGYKGPVQGEVKYKEGTPSGENANEYKASGDIQSPYKVNLVVTRDYGKKKMYAKNVGLVKDEVGMEVLFRNLDIQTAYGGGFVNSINGLESNYTFHTGKDRKKSDWFYWVNGILAPIGIGEYRPQAGDVIWWDYHDWSVTMFAPAVIGSYPQPFRNGFMGKNPGTVIMYTPNYKQSAENLKTSLISKGVKQVDVSEYDSSVLNKPKKYYILIGAWNELSEGSKVINDINKKNKLVGTYVKFEDGKVHGLDFKGNTISSYDTGGAIYAYAAGMGSTKPIWMVTGTNDEGVNMAVDTLINNPKALDKHFSAVISKNKIENVPYSN
- a CDS encoding AAA family ATPase encodes the protein MEEVVVKNFQDYFEDILSEVKKQIVGQDEIVRSVLIGVISGGNVLMEGTPGLGKTVLVKTFGKVLDLPFSRIQFTPDLMPVDITGTVIVNKKDDDIEFSFQKGPIFSSLVLADEINRATPKTQSAMLEAMQERTVTVGNDTYELPQPFFVLATQNPLEMEGTYSLPEAQLDRFMFKINIKLPKMEDLYRIVDLTTCDNNEVDIKKQVGVDDLIQMKKAAMKIPVPSNVKEKAVKIMLETHPDKTTTDAVKNYVKCGVSPRGIQAIITGAKVKALSEGRFNVCMEDIYCMAYPCLRHRIFLNFKAMADKIDTDTIIREILKKVN